A stretch of Thermodesulfobacteriota bacterium DNA encodes these proteins:
- a CDS encoding DUF4258 domain-containing protein — MFDRILKEIQDKIRKRKYIMSIHSEEEMNDDNLSIFDVEGCILTGKILERQKDKVTAE; from the coding sequence ATGTTTGACCGCATTTTGAAGGAGATACAAGACAAAATACGCAAGCGGAAATACATAATGTCAATCCACTCTGAAGAAGAGATGAACGATGACAATCTTTCCATCTTTGATGTCGAAGGTTGTATTCTTACCGGAAAGATTTTGGAAAGACAGAAAGACAAAGTTACTGCCGAGTAG